Proteins encoded in a region of the Candidatus Margulisiibacteriota bacterium genome:
- a CDS encoding AAA family ATPase: MHPVLAGIARNERVASAYIFMGPPGPEKAAAAREFAESLGTRKVDLVVLKPEKTTIKIEQIREIQQVVRYGPTASPKLFAIIEEADKLTPEASASFLKTLEEPPPGVVFILLVERDDRLPNTILSRCQRIIFGEGPKAGSNPDFAPYRLDLKAARKKNVLELLDFSARLEKEKERLEELLYDLAFFAHEELRDVGLSRIMLDATKNIKRYVSAKLALDAACLKMSASGGQE; this comes from the coding sequence GTGCATCCCGTACTTGCAGGAATCGCTCGAAATGAGCGGGTCGCTTCCGCTTATATCTTTATGGGGCCGCCCGGGCCGGAGAAGGCCGCAGCGGCGCGGGAATTTGCTGAAAGTTTGGGGACCCGAAAAGTCGATTTAGTCGTTTTAAAGCCCGAAAAAACGACGATCAAGATCGAACAGATCAGGGAAATTCAGCAGGTAGTCCGCTACGGGCCGACCGCCAGCCCTAAACTGTTCGCGATCATCGAAGAGGCGGACAAACTGACGCCGGAAGCTTCGGCCTCTTTCCTGAAAACGTTAGAGGAGCCGCCGCCGGGAGTGGTCTTTATTCTGCTGGTGGAGCGGGACGACCGGTTGCCGAACACGATCCTCTCTCGTTGTCAGCGGATCATTTTTGGTGAAGGTCCGAAAGCAGGGTCGAACCCTGATTTTGCTCCGTATCGGCTGGATTTGAAAGCGGCGCGGAAAAAGAACGTTTTGGAACTGCTCGATTTTTCCGCCCGGCTCGAAAAGGAAAAGGAAAGACTGGAAGAGTTGCTTTATGACCTGGCGTTTTTCGCGCATGAGGAGCTCCGGGACGTCGGTTTAAGCCGGATCATGCTCGACGCGACCAAGAATATTAAGCGCTACGTCAGCGCCAAGCTCGCGCTTGACGCCGCCTGCTTGAAAATGTCCGCCTCCGGCGGACAGGAGTGA